The Ovis canadensis isolate MfBH-ARS-UI-01 breed Bighorn chromosome 13, ARS-UI_OviCan_v2, whole genome shotgun sequence genome includes a region encoding these proteins:
- the NAA20 gene encoding N-alpha-acetyltransferase 20 isoform X1, giving the protein MTTLRAFTCDDLFRFNNINLDPLTETYGIPFYLQYLAHWPEYFIVAEAPGGELMGYIMGKAEGSVAREEWHGHVTALSVAPEFRRLGLAAKLMELLEEISERKGGFFVDLFVRVSNQVAVNMYKQLGYSVYRTVIEYYSASNGEPDEDAYDMRKALSRDTEKKSIIPLPHPVRPEDIE; this is encoded by the exons ATGACCACGCTCCGGGCCTTTACATGCGACGACCTGTTTCGCTTCAACAACAT tAACTTGGATCCACTTACAGAAAct TATGGGATTCCTTTTTACCTACAGTACCTTGCCCACTGGCCAGAATACTTCATCGTCGCAGAGGCCCCTGGAGGCGAGTTAATGGGTTATA TCATGGGCAAAGCAGAAGGCTCAGTGGCGAGGGAAGAATGGCACGGGCATGTCACAGCTCTGTCTGTTGCCCCGGAGTTTCGGCGCCTTGGTTTGGCTGCTAAACTTATGGAGTTATTAGAGGAAATTTCAGAAAG aaagGGTGGATTTTTTGTTGATCTCTTTGTAAGAGTGTCTAACCAAGTTGCTGTCAACATGTACAAGCAGCTGGGCTACAGCGTGTACAGGACAGTCATAGAGTACTATTCGGCGAGCAATGGGGAGCCCGACGAGGACGCTTACG ATATGAGGAAAGCTCTATCCAGGGACACTGAGAAGAAGTCCATCATACCATTACCTCATCCTGTAAGGCCAGAAGACATTGAATAA
- the NAA20 gene encoding N-alpha-acetyltransferase 20 isoform X2: protein MTTLRAFTCDDLFRFNNINLDPLTETYGIPFYLQYLAHWPEYFIVAEAPGGELMGYIMGKAEGSVAREEWHGHVTALSVAPEFRRLGLAAKLMELLEEISERYEESSIQGH from the exons ATGACCACGCTCCGGGCCTTTACATGCGACGACCTGTTTCGCTTCAACAACAT tAACTTGGATCCACTTACAGAAAct TATGGGATTCCTTTTTACCTACAGTACCTTGCCCACTGGCCAGAATACTTCATCGTCGCAGAGGCCCCTGGAGGCGAGTTAATGGGTTATA TCATGGGCAAAGCAGAAGGCTCAGTGGCGAGGGAAGAATGGCACGGGCATGTCACAGCTCTGTCTGTTGCCCCGGAGTTTCGGCGCCTTGGTTTGGCTGCTAAACTTATGGAGTTATTAGAGGAAATTTCAGAAAG ATATGAGGAAAGCTCTATCCAGGGACACTGA